Genomic window (Fundidesulfovibrio soli):
CGCGGCGCAAGCCGACATATCGGAAGAATATCGTCATGCGCCGCGCTGGGAGGGCCACACCGCCGGACAAAGCGGTTCACGGCAAAAGCACGGGGTTCAGGGCCTCGCCTGGATGGTCCTGTTGGCTTGTTGGTCGCCGAACGATGGATTGGCCACATGAAACGCACCTTTGCGGCCTGATGCGAAGCTTATATGGGATTCCAAAGGGAGGAACTCCCTTTGGCCGCCGGAGGCATTCTTCTCCGCCACCTCTTCCCGCTTCTTAAAGCGCCAGGGGCAGGCGCTCGCCCAGTCGCAGTCCATCCCGGGCCACGTGCACCACGAAGGGCCAGGCCTCCACGCCAGCCTTGAGCGCCGCCTTGAAGGCCTCGGCGTAGGGCGGGTCCACCACCTCGGCCGGGGCGAAACACCTGCCGTCCGGGCGCTGCACCGCGAAGAACACCGCCGCCCGCAACCCCTGAGCGGCCAGCCGGGTCAGCTCCCCCATGTGCTTGCAGGCCCGCTCGGACTGGGCGTCCGGGAACTGGGCCACGCAGTCCTCCACCATGGTCACGTTCTTGGTCTCCACGTAGAGCTCGCCCGCCGGGCCGCTGAGCAGGGCGTCCAGGCGGCCGCCCGCGAAGGCGGGTTCGGCCCGGAAGCAGTCATAGCCCGCGCAGCCGGGCAGCAGCC
Coding sequences:
- the sfsA gene encoding DNA/RNA nuclease SfsA, producing MRAARLVGRRKRFLMDVEADGSVFTAHTNNTGSMLGLLRPGSEVLLSVSGSPTRKHACTVEAVRLDGFWVGVNTAMPTRVLRAAWQAGLLPGCAGYDCFRAEPAFAGGRLDALLSGPAGELYVETKNVTMVEDCVAQFPDAQSERACKHMGELTRLAAQGLRAAVFFAVQRPDGRCFAPAEVVDPPYAEAFKAALKAGVEAWPFVVHVARDGLRLGERLPLAL